From the genome of Burkholderia cepacia ATCC 25416:
GGATGTTCATCTGGGTGAACCTGCCCGCGCAGATCGACAGCATGAAGCTGCTCGCCGCGGCCGTCGACAACCACGTCGCCTTCGTGCCGGGCGCGCCGTTCTTCGCGGACAACGCGCAGCAGAACACGCTGCGCCTGTCGTTCGTGACGGTGCCGCCCGAGAAGATCGAGGAAGGCGTCGCTCGCCTCGGCAAGCTGCTGCGCGAGCGCCTCTGATCCCCTTTTTCCTGTCACGACTCTCTACGAGGAATCGAATCCATGGCTAACGTCTACGACAAGCTGAAGTCGCTCGGCATCGAGCTCCCGACCGCCGGCGCACCGGCCGCCGCCTACGTGATGAGCGCGCAAAGCGGCAATACGGTCTACCTGTCGGGCCACATCGCGAAGAAGGACGGCAAGGTCTGGGCCGGCAAGCTCGGCGCGGATCTTCAGACGGAAGACGGCAAGGCGGCCGCGCGCTCGATCGCGATCGACCTGCTCGCGACGCTGCACGCGCACACCGGCGACCTGAACAAGGTCACGCGCATCGTCAAGCTGATGAGCCTCGTCAACTCGACGCTCGACTTCACCGAACAGCACGTCGTGACGAACGGCGCGTCGGAACTGATCGCCGAAGTGTTCGGCGACGCGGGCAAGCACGCACGCTCGGCTTTCGGCGTCGCGCAGATCCCGCTCGGCGCGTGCGTCGAGATCGAGCTGATCGCCGAAGTTGCGTAACGGGCGCAACGCAGTGCCCGGCCGTCTCGTCCGCTTCAAGCAGGTCGACGTGTTCACGTCGGTGCCGTTCAAGGGCAACGCGCTCGCCGTGGTGTTCGACGCCGATTCGCTCGGCGACGACGCCATGCTCGAGATCGCCCGCTGGACGAACCTGTCGGAAACCACGTTCGTCTGCACGCCGACCGATCCGGAAGCCGACTACCGCGTCCGGATCTTCACGACGGCCGGTGAACTGCCGTTCGCCGGCCACCCGACGCTCGGCACCGCGCATGCGTTCCTGGAAAGCGGCGCGCGGCCGCGGACGCCGGGCCGGCTGATCCAGCAGTGCGGGGTCGGTCTGGTTGCGCTGCGCGAGCAGGCCGACGGCTGGGCGTTCGCCGCGCCGCCGGCCCGCGTCACGCCGCTCGACCGTTCGGACTACGCGGCGCTGGCTGCCGCGCTGCGCAGCGACGCGATCGACCTGGAAGCCGAGCCGTGCGCGGTCGACAACGGCGCGCCGTGGCTGGTCGTGCGGCTGAAGTCGGCCGACGCATGCATCGGCCTGTCGCCCGATCCGGCCGCGCTGGAGGCGCTCACGCACCGTTACGGCATGGACGGCCTCGCGGTCTACGCACCGCACGCCGAAGGCGGCCCCGCGACGTTCGAAATCCGCTGCCTGATGACGGGCGGCAACTTCGGCTTCGGCGAGGATCCCGTCACCGGCAGCGCAAACGCCGCACTGGCGGGGCTGCTGACGCGGCAGGAGCGCCCCCCCGGCCCGTCGTATACGGCCCGCCAGGGTACGGCGATCGGCCGCGACGGCCGCATCTTCGTCAGCTATGCCGAAGACGGCACCACCTGGATCGGCGGCCATGTCGTCACGGTCGTCGACGGCACCTTCCTGTCACCCGTGTGACATTTCGCGATGTGCGATGGCGCCGGCCCGCCCGGCGCCCCCTACGCTTCGCCCAACTATCGCAAAAACGTTCCAGCCAGTAATATCGGGCCTAATCCGTTGTTTCGGAGGTCTGTCCATGGTTGCGTGTCCCGCGAACGAACAGACGTCGGGACAACCCGAACCATAGCCAGCCATCCTGACGGATGGCGCACGCGAGCAGGACGCCACCCTCTTCGATGAGCTCCGCCCGGTCCAACCACACGCCGCCGACCCGGCCGCTTCGCGCGCCGCGCAAATCGCGCCGGCGTGCGCTATTTGCGATCCCGCTGCTCGGGATGCTGGCGCTTGCGCTGCTGTGGGCTGTGATCATCGCGCGTCTCTCGGTGGAAAAGGACAGCGCCTACAAGGAGGCGGCGGCTTCCGCGGCGATCCTGTCCTCCGCGCTCGAGCAGCATACGGTCAAGGCGATCCACCAGGTCGACCAGATCACCCGCTTCGTCAAGTTCGAATTCGAGAAGTCCCCCGCGCGCTTCAACCTCGCGAGCGCCGTCGAGAAAGGCGTCGTGCCGAGCGACACGCTGATCCAGGTGTCGCTCGTCAACGCGAAGGGCATCCTGTTCGCGAACACGGCCGAGCTGCATCCGCAGCCGATCAACCTGTCCGACCGCGAGCACTTCAAGGTCCACCTCGCGCACAACGACGACCGCCTCTTCATCAGCAAGCCCGTGCTCGGCCGCGTATCGAGCCACTGGACGCTGCAGATGACACGCCGCCTGAACAACCCGGACGGCAGCTTCGCGGGCATCGTCGTCGTGTCGGAAGACCCGAGC
Proteins encoded in this window:
- a CDS encoding RidA family protein gives rise to the protein MANVYDKLKSLGIELPTAGAPAAAYVMSAQSGNTVYLSGHIAKKDGKVWAGKLGADLQTEDGKAAARSIAIDLLATLHAHTGDLNKVTRIVKLMSLVNSTLDFTEQHVVTNGASELIAEVFGDAGKHARSAFGVAQIPLGACVEIELIAEVA
- a CDS encoding PhzF family phenazine biosynthesis protein, with the protein product MPGRLVRFKQVDVFTSVPFKGNALAVVFDADSLGDDAMLEIARWTNLSETTFVCTPTDPEADYRVRIFTTAGELPFAGHPTLGTAHAFLESGARPRTPGRLIQQCGVGLVALREQADGWAFAAPPARVTPLDRSDYAALAAALRSDAIDLEAEPCAVDNGAPWLVVRLKSADACIGLSPDPAALEALTHRYGMDGLAVYAPHAEGGPATFEIRCLMTGGNFGFGEDPVTGSANAALAGLLTRQERPPGPSYTARQGTAIGRDGRIFVSYAEDGTTWIGGHVVTVVDGTFLSPV